In Arachis hypogaea cultivar Tifrunner chromosome 7, arahy.Tifrunner.gnm2.J5K5, whole genome shotgun sequence, the genomic window AGCTTAGATTGTTGAATCGAAATATGGTACTCAATCTTATATCGTAGAGAAAACCTTCCCTGCCACTGCCACTGAGCCAGACGATGACGATATGTGGTAGTTGATATAATGGGATCACTAACTGGTACTACTCATCTTGCTGATTTAATAGTAAAAACGACTTATACCGTTGAATTACTTTCTTTATTAATGCAAGTCAAAGGGGTCTTTGTTTTTAGatcttttgagattttttttgtcAATGATGTAAACATTCGAATATCATTTTAGTAGTTTAATCGTTAGAAAAAAGAGAATGCAATTTTTGAATGCTATGCATAGTAACATgcgcaaaaattaaaaatttaaaatagtagaTGAAAAACGTGTTTGTGCACATATTGAAAAACGatatagaagaaagaaaatttaAATGATGTATAATAAAAGATGTTGTGCAACAATATTTGGAAACCAAACGAAACCTCGCTTATAAatggagagagaaaaaagagagagagagagagagagagagaagagagagagagtaattctaaaaaattatagcGTGTTATCTTTATTATGTTTTGGTACCACAATTATCATAAAATTGTAGTATTTGAATAACAAGAGATTTTGCTAGAAAATATTATGTACAACTTTTGGGTGTGTAAGAATATGAAATGTGTATTGTGTAATTATtctgaatataataaaatttcttttaaagTTTTGGCACGTAGCTTTTTGTTACATTAAAAGAAAAACGTTGAGTACCGTTGAATTTATCataggaaaaataaataaaattcgatGGTATAAACTTGACTGGTAAATGTTTACCGACGGAATTTGCGACGGATTATCAGCTCGAAAAACCAATTGGTTACCTGCGAATTTTTCCGACAATATTGTTAGTGCCAAAAAATGTTGTTTCACGCACTATTATCATCGGATTATTTCTATACTAATTCCGACGGTAATgtcaaattttttttgtcaatttgaaataaatggtcaattttaattttaaattttaattttgtcacACAATTAGTGATCCATTTATAAATATTGAaaaacttttatttaaaataaataatacaatgtttaaataaattaaaattcaagtacatcaaataaatacaatgaaacaataaaacaaaaaactaaTAACTACAGATCCAGGTCGTCATCGTCATCAGTCCCGTGGCCCAGAGTCAACGGCGCAGAAGGCGGTAATTTTCGTCTGCCACCTACAACAGGACAGCTGCCATCAGCAACGTTACTGCCACTAGCAAGGTCGATGCCAGCGGCGCGCATCTAAGCCAGGTACACCTCCATCTGAGCCTCCATACGTTGCATCGGCTTTAACGAATCCCTCCTCTCCAGCCTAAGCTCATTCGTAGACATCATGCGGTTGAAGATATCCTGATACCTCACCTGATAATCATTAAGTTCTTGAGCTTGCTGATGAAGGCTGTGTTGTTGCTCCTGCACATGCAGCCTAAAATCTACACATTCTTCGGGCTCGACGGCTCAACTAGTGGCTGAGCTTGATGATGACCTCAACGTGGATGGGCGGAGGCTGCTGGTAAAGAAAGACCCCATCCCGTATACGCGATTCATTTACTGTGCTGAGGCGATATCGCGTCAAACCGTATCGCGATCGACGACTGAAGCTACAGAGCCATCGGTGGCATCCTCCCCAACTTGCTGAGACGCGGCCTCTAATCTCTATGGGTAGGATTCCTGTGTAAGTAACACAAGTTATTGTGATTAGTACGATAGATATACagttaatctctaataattttatagcaGAAGATAATCAGATGTATATTTACTCACATAATGGTCCTGAGACCGCTAATCAGTAAATGTCTCTTTGTTCTCCTTCAGCGTGTGAGTGTACTTGAACGTCTCCGCCAACGTTGCCTCGCGATCCAACGACTTTGACTACACATGTTGCATTAAAATGATATGTTTAGGATGCCTAGTAATGATATGCAGGAGAATATAACTAAGTTATCAATAAAATTAAAGTCACTTTACATACCAGTCTGACCTTAGTCTTCATGAAGGTCACTGAGCTGCCAGTATACTTAGAGGACCTGGTTGAGGCCCTGTTAGCTCTGTTGGTGAGACACTGATGCTGGAAACTCTCATCGGTCTCTTAATGAACAAACAGAGCCTTCTTTATGTCCAGTCTGAGCCAGGTCATCTGGTGGTCCTGCCGCTGACGAACATCATCCAGCATCTGCTGGAGCCGCCGACCTTCTACGGTCGAATATCTTTCTGATGGTAAGGTCGTGCTCAGCGTCCCACCTAGAGTGTAGCTGCAATAAGAGAAACTTTAAAACTAGCTAAGcaagatagaagatataaactagctaaaaagatttgaaactaaaaaaaagtaattacCGCCCATTTCTGAAACTATCGCTTCCTGGTCTTAGAGGGGATCTTCATGTAGTTGGGACAAGGATGGTCGTACATCAGCTTGATGACATTAGTCATCTCCTGAGTACACGCATTGTTGTTCAGCGAAAACCTAACAACCCACAAACAAGaataaacctaaatccactaaacaggaATCATAATTATTGAAACTTAAAACAATAACCAGGCAACCAAAtcgacctaaatccactaaacaggaatcaattttcaagaactttcaacaataaagttaatcataatcattgaaacttaaaaacaCTAACCAGCCAACCAAATCAACCTGAATCCACTAAACATGAATCAATTTTCAGGAACTTTCAGCAACAACCATAATCATTGAAACAGGAAACACTAACCAGGCAACCAAATCAATCTAAATTCACtaaacaagaatcaattttcaagaactttcagcaataaagttaatcatagtcattgaaacttaaaaacaCTAACCAGCtaaccaaatcaacctaaatccactaaacagcAATTAATTTTTAGGAACGTTCAGCAACGACCATAATCATTGAAACGAGAAACACTAACCAGGCAACCAAattaacctaaatccactaaacaggaatcaattttcaagaaCATTCAACAataaagttaataataataattgaaactTAAAAACACTAACTAGCCGACCAAATCAACATAAATCCACTAAACAGGAATTAATTTTCAGGAAATTTCAGCAACAACCATATTCATTGAAACAGGAAACACTAACCAGACAACTAAATCAACCTACATCAACTAAACATGAATCAATTTTTGAGAACTTTTAGCAATAAGGTTAATCATAATCATTGAAATTTAATAACACTAACCAAgcaaccaaatcaacctaaatccactaaaaaagaattaattttcaAGAACTTTCAGCAATAAAGTTAATCATAATCATTGAAATTCAAAAACACTAATCAGCCAACCTAAATCTAGTAAACATGAACCAATTTTTAGGAACTTTCAGCAATAACCATAAACAAAAAATACTGAGACTTAACGTTATACTTACCCCGTGCCTCCAATAGGCCAAATCTTCAACCGTATGATGGGAGGTGGTGGAAGGACATCAGCTGCTGCCTAACTTGCGTGGCTGGACTCTAGGGCCATGGCATCCGTCGCTAGAGGCGGCATCGACATGGATGTGGGCTGCTGAGTGGTAGGAGGCGGCGGCGTCGCCTTAGACAGAGGCACATGTAGTCGGGAATAGGGACCATGATAAATGGTTGGTCCGCTAAACCCATAATTTGTGGCGTCACCGGGGTGGTTTGAGTAGAGGGAGAGGATCCAGAAGTCCCTGGGTACAGGAAGAAACCCTCCCTCTACCCCGACCACGACTACGACCATGACCACCAGCGTGATCCGCATCACCTCTATCTGTCGACATATCTgcaaatatcaaattatcaaaCAATCTCAGCAATAATTTCTTAGCAAAATAGTCATCAACGCAAAAATTAACACAATTAGACAATTTCAAACACATCAACAATTCAAGACCTGAAGTATTGAATCTAACCTAatttaatcaacctaaatccactaagattagaaaactaaactgagctaactttgaaactgattcaacataaaaattgaatttctaatCAAACCTAAAGCAAATTAAACTAAACTTAAACAATTATCAAACAATCTCAGCAATAATTTCTTAGCAAAATAGTCATCAACGCAAAAATTAACACAATTAGACAATTTCAAACACTTCAACAATTTAAAACCTAATGTGTTGAATCTAAcctaacttaatcaacctaaatccactaagattagaaaactaaactgaactaactttgaaactgattcaaaaattaaaattaaaattttaatcaaacctaaactaaattaaactaaaattaagcaATTAGCAAACAATGTCAGCAATAATTTCTCAACAAAACAATCATCAACACAATAATTAACATAATTAGACAATTCCAAAtacttcaacaattcaaaatCTAATGTATTGAATCTAACATAACTTAATCAACCAAAATCcactaagattagaaaactaaactgaactaactttgaaactaattcaaaattaaaattgaaattctaatcaaatcaaaattaaattaaactaaaattaaacaattatcAAACAATCTCAGTAACAATTTCTCAGCAAAACAGTCATCAACGCAGCAATTAACATAATTAGACAATTTCAAACACTAACAATTCAAAACCTAATGTATTGAGTCTAACCTAACTTAATAAACCTAAATTcactaagattagaaaactaaactgaactaactttgaaactgatttaaaattaaaattgatattcTAATCAAACCTAAAGTAAATTAAACTAAGATTAAACAATTATCAAATAATCTCATcaataatttttcatcaaaatagtCATCAACACAACAATTAACACTATTAGACAATTCTAAATGCTTCAACACTTCAAGACCTAatgtattgaatctaacctaacttaatcaacttaaatccactaagattagaaaactaaaatgaaataactttgaaactgattcaaaattaaaactgaaattcaaaatcaaaccaaaagTAAATTAAACTAAACTTAAATAATTATCAAACAATCTCAACAACAATTTCTCAGCAAAATAGTCATCAACGCAGAAATTAACATAATTAGACAATTCCAAACATTTCAACAATTTATAACCTAatgtattgaatctaacctaacttaatcaacctaaatccactaagattagaaaactaaattgaaCTAACTTCGAAactgattcaaaattaaaattgaaattctaatcaaacctaaactaaattaaacaatTAGTAAACAATCTCAGTAACAATTTCTCAGCAAAACAGTCATTAACacagaaaataacaaaattagaGAATTCTAAATAATTTAACAATTCAAAACCTAGTGTATTGTATCTAACCTAAattaatcaacctaaatccactaagattAGAAAATTAAACTGAACTAACTTTTAAactgattcaaaattaaaattgaaattccactcaaacctaaactaaactaaactaaaattaaaggAATAGGAAAAGAGTTTCTCAAGAATTTGTAATAATGAACAGAGCAAGAGATAAGGGAAGAGGTGGATGTTGCAGCCTTGGTCTCCAAAGTTGTGGTTATGGCAGATGATGGTAACGTCAGATGGTGGTGACTtcaaaggagagggagagagtgaGGGGAAGAAGGAGGCATCATCGTAAAAGGTTGACGGCGACGGAGAGGGGATGGCGACGGCGGTGGTCCCGGTGACGGCGATAGATGATGTTGACGGTAGCTGgaatgtgagagagagagagagggatggTGGTGACTAGTGAGGGTTCAAatgaagggaaagaagtttgTGATTTGAATTTACACCCcttttaccgtcagatttactgTCGAAAAATTCCAACAGTAAACCATTGCAGGTCACCAAAACGCATTGTTTCATGAAATTGTGTTACCGTTGAAAAACTTTGACGGTAAACCTGATGGTAAAGGGCGCGCtaatctaatttattttctcTCAAAATATTACCGGTGAATTTATCATCGGAAAACAAAATCCACTGGTAATTTACCTAATCTTACAAATTTGAAATGGTTATCGTCAGTTAATCTGACGGTAAATCCGTCGCTACTCTGCGATGCTAAATTCGATGGTAAGTTCGACCGttctcaacatttttcttgtagtattgGTAGTAGGGATTTCAGCATTAAATGTTGGTACAAATTAGTACTGATATAAATAACACTCGTATAATATTATATACAGATAATGTACAGTACTATTTACCTATATGTATACAAACTATATATTGTTTCTGGTATtatactatatacatatacaaacctattaatctatatttttactaTTCACAAAtacaatttgattcatatttttctGTTGTCTATGTTGATTGCAGATATAATTTCTGCCAAAAGTGTTTCTATGTCTATCAAAATTTGGATTAAGGTGGACGTTATCAAAAGACAGAATATCATCCACGATTTCTTTACACATTCATATATCATTATTGGGCAACCAACTGGTGCTCCATCATGTGGCTACATTAGAAAACTCGTACGAATAATCCAAGTTAAAATTTGGGGTAAAGGGAATGTAGAAAGTGGCCGATCACACAATATAAACAAATAGAAACAAGACTCACCCTAATTTCAAAAGACTAACCAGTAAAAAATAGTTGGTAATTAATTACCTTGCTTctctaaaaatgataaaaattttcTCAATTGACATTAAGATTGTAGTTTACAATGTCTTTTTTCATGAAAGAAGGAGTTCATTAAAGGAGCATATATCGCATCTTTATGTTTGTGTCATTAATTAAAGAAGTCTAGTTTaagcatatattattatattgtatTATGAGTTAGTCCCACATTTTCCTAGTCATGAAGGTTCCCCCCTCCCCTACTAGTATAAATATGCATATGTACCAATTTTTCTTACGAAGTTGAGTTGATTGAGTTATATAAATAAGCTATGTGCTTATTTTCTTTTAGgctctttgagagtaagaggtgcatccttgGCTTAGCCAACCAAGGTGGGTTCTTGGCTATTTTCACCATAATGGGATTGTTAATCTTGCCAACATTGGTAATTTAAACAATGTCTCAGCGTcagtttggtatcagagcaaggtCAATCCTCGACTTGCTCCAGTAAAATTTTATTTGGTTCATAAGTACGGTCTTTAGTGTGGTTCTCTCGATGTTGGTACGAGTTATCGTCAGTATGGATTGTCTGCTGTGAAGTTTTGAGTAATAttgttttttctcttcttttggtGCATTTTCTGTTGGTGATTATCTTCATTCATTCCCATCATTATCATCGTTGGTGCATTCCCATCATCATTGtgcatcctcatcatcatcgcAACATCAACATCTAAGCATTAGTCTCATTGCATAGTAGTAAAAGATGGCTCCAAAGCGTAGAACTACTTAAGAAATTGAAGTGGAGGAATTACGCCGTCAAGTTAAGGAGTTGCAAGAACAACTTACAAAATATGAAGCCGCTCAACATAATCATGGGAACCAAATTGAAGACAGTCCTTCTAGTGAAGAGGATAATGCAAATccattttattattcttctttatcTGAAGATTTGTCCACACAAAGAGCACGACACAACATGACTCACAAAGCTAAAGACTTAGGAATCAAAATTGATATTCCTGAGTTTGAAGGGAGACTCCAACCTGATGATTTCACCGACTGGCTTTACACAGTGGAAAGAGTATTCGAGTTAAAAGACATTCAAGATGACAAGCATGTGAAGCTTGTAGCAATCAAGTTGAAGAAGCACGCGTTAGTATGGTGGGAGAATCTCACGTGTCAAcgagaaagagaaggaagaagaaagatcaaGACATGGGATAAAATGCATCATGAGCTCAAGCGCAAGTTCTTTCATGAACATTACAGGCAAGACACCTTCATCAAATTTCATAATTTGAGGTAAAAGTCAATCATTTGTAGAAGAATATACAATGGACTTTGAAGAGTTGCTTATGAAGTGTGACATTCAAGAGCCTAAAGAACAAATAATTGCTTGTTATCTTGGAGGACTGAACACAAAAATTTTTGGTATCGTTCAACTGCAACATATTGGACCTTGGATGATGTCATTAGGCTGTCATTAAAGAATGAAAAGCAAAGAACACAAAAAAATAACACTCAGTCGCCGAAGGATAAAGAAGTCATCCTTGATGTTCAACAAGAAATGAAGATAAGATCTTATAAAAGCAACAAGGAGCGTGGATCATCAGGTAAGAAATGCTTCAAATGTCAAGGTTTTAAGCATATTGCTGCTGATTGTCCAAACAGAAAGGTTATCACTCTTGTCGAGGAAGAGATTAATGAGGAACCAATTCAGGAGCAAGTAGAGGAAGGTGAGGTTGACTATGCTATTGAAGAAGTTCCAGCCAATTGTGGAGAAACTTTAGTAGTTTGTCGAAACTTGAATTCTGCAAGGGTAATAGAAGATGAGAGTTGGCGACGCCACAACATCTTTCACATAAGATGCACTGTTGAAGAGAAGGTTTGCAAGGTCATCATAAATAGCGAAAGTTGTGaaaatgttattttaaattatatggtagAGAAACTGAAGCTTCCAACCGAGTTACATCATCGTCCTTACTAGTTGCATTAGTTAAAAAAGGAGAATGAAGTTAAAGTAACAAAGCGATGTCGTGCCCAATTTTCTATGGGGAGAAAATACAAGGATAAAGTATGGTGTGATGTCATCCCGAAGGATGCGTGTCACTTACTGTTAGGATGTCCTTGGCAATATGATCGTTAAGCTATTCATGATGGTTTCAAAAatggttaagtactgaaatcgtccctaagatctggggtgaaaatcaaaatcgtccccgacctttttttgttattaaagtCATTTTCAacgttacaaaatgttataaaatcgttcttttctatttttttggaccaaattacccttaactattaataaaaaaatattaaaaaaataaaaccccaCCCCACCCACACCCACCATCTCTTCGTCTCTCATTCGCCTCCTAGAATTCCTTCTCAAGCCACTAAGGCAGCCACGTGTGATTGCAGAAATTGTGGGTGGAATATTGCTTGGTCCATTAGCTCTAGGATGCAGCTCTGCTTTCTGAACGCTGTGTTCCCATCCAAGAGCCTAACGGTCTTTGACACTTTGGCCAACATTGGCTTacttttcttcatgttcttgataGGACTAGAACTCGACCCCAAGTCCCTCCTTAGCAAAACAGGACAGAAAGCTCTTGCCATTGCCCTTGTTGGGATCACATTCCCCTTCGTCTTGGGAATCGGGACATCTTTTGCACTTCGAGCAACAATCTCGCAGGGATTCGATAAAGCACCTTTCTTTGTGTTCATGGGAGTCATTCTCTCCATCACCACCTTCCCCGTCCTGGCACGCATCTTGGCTGAGTTGAGGCTGCTTACCACTGAGGTTGGACGGATGGCTATGTCAGCAGTGGCTGTTAATGATGTGGCAGCATGGATTCTTCTCGCCCTTGCAATTGCGCTCTCTGGCTCTGAATCTTCTCCACTTGTCTCCGTTTGGTTCCTGTTGTCCGGATGCGGCTTTGTAATCTGTTGCACACTTGTTCTTCCTTCCATCCTCAGATGGATGTCTCGGCGCTGCTCTGAAGGCGAAGCCATCAACGAGTCCTACGTCTGTGCCACGTTGGCAACGGTCTTGGCAGCTGGTTTTGTCACCGACACCATTGGAATCCATGCTCTATTTGGGGCATTTGTTTTTGGAGTGGTTCTTCCCAAGGAAGGCCCTTTTGCGGCTACTCTTGTTGAGAAAGTTGAGGATCTTGTCTCTGGTGGTGGGTCTGGGGTGGAGGGAGAGACGAAGAGATAGTGGGTGTGGGTGGGGtggggttttatttttttaatattatttttattaatagttaagggtaatttggtccaaaaaaatagaaaatgacaattttataacgttttgtaacgttgaggatgattttaataacaaaaaaaggttggagacgattttgattttcaccccagaccttagggacgatttcagtacttaaccctttcAAAAATACATACTCGTTTATCAAAGATGGCAAGAAGATTGTATTAACTCCTTTACAACATGTAGATGGTCAAAAGAATCAAGCTGAGCTATGCCTTTAACAACTTTCAAGACTAAATGCACTTACCAATGGAATCTTTTGCCAATACAAGATGAGCCTTTTTCAACTCAAGGAGGATAATACAGGAGCTCTTTCCAACCCAGGGAGTATGATGTAGAAGCACATTTCTTTACGTTTGTATCGTTAATTaaagttgtaacaccctaccacacagaactttacgtaaaacagaggtggcgaggcgctacgacctttaaaataaaatatatacatataatagtaGAAAGAATCTAATAAATTAGGagtcttgaaaaatgggtaaaacaaaaatttgtaaaataaaaagcgcaacactcaagaTGTAGAAATGCTtgtgtgctaagaaacctaaaagttaagaataagaataagcaaaAGATTGAAAGAAGGCCAAGGAATACAAtataactagctcctgactcagcctgcgaagccggagaatatttacatatatatatatatatatatatatatatatatatatatatatatatatatatacataagtatcCCAAACACCCAGAATATAGAAAAAGGACCGTAGCTCCCCTGTAACCTCTATAAGGAGCAAAATAACCAAGTatcttggagagtaagctaagtacatatatatacatatacaaataGAAAACCCAAAATACTCCCAGGTGATACTCCGCTTCAAAGAtctagacgcctagcgaggagcctctcgacctgcatctgaagaacacaacacagtatggaatgagaaccgaaagttctcagcatggtaaaggtgccacgcgtataataaataaggtcctgggaatgccagagaaaatcctagaactccgttatcaCAATTACAGAACTTAATTTCTAAGTAAAAGCCATAAATAGGGATAGGTGTTCTAAGCTATTCCTATACTTACTCAAATTCAAACCTAACATAACCACCAACCATTTTTCACCCTTCCTCCGTTCCTCCGCCATCCATAAATCATGCAGAGACAAGCAAACAAACAAGTTCACTCACAAGTAAGAAGAAAATACTGCAAATAGCAAGAATGGCAGGTAGCAGGATATATACTCAATTAGGCAATCTCAgataatgcatagcaatcaaaacaaacaaatgtatatgatgcatgcctgtcctatggttgatgaggctcatctgtcggttatctagCTAATCCGACAAGTccaaaaaccttagactgtcccccgtcgcgcatccccatgagtttatgcatagatttcacattcatatatcattcaaatcactcactgggggctatccatacccgaaAATTTATACgtgtccggtcacccttacgacgtagggtcaatagagtattgaaattcaacctggaacacgtggtggcgagccacaGTTCTGTTACCTAGGAAAACTCGTATCACAGAtatcattcataagccatttcatttACACAATCAATATATAATCATTTGTCAAGCCATGGCACTAAACTTCATTTAACTTTTCATCTCCTTCATATAACTTATCATTTTATCTCTTACTTTATCCCTAAGTTATCTTATTTTCCTAGCTCCAATTAGCTACTGGACTTAGTACTATACTCTAAgtctaaaaggaaagaaaatggaggtttagaagtggAAATTTGGTTTAAAATAGTCAAAATCTGGTTTTGCAGCAGGCAGTGGTCACACGTACGTGTatgccacgtgcacgcgtggagcgaacagaaagtcacacgtacgcgtgagtcGTGCGTACGCGTGATCATGCGTATTATCTTTTCACGCGCGCACATGGCTTCTCGCGCATGCGTTGCTAAAATGCcacgccacgcgtacgcgtggatggaagtTTTCCCAAAATGCAGAATGCCTAGAAAGCTACATAACCAGTTTTTAACCTGCATTAATCCAGTTTCATACACTAATTTTCCATCGTCCAGAACTTACTCTACAAAATTTCGTTTTTCACAAAATTGATATCGTTTAAAAGCTTGTAAAACCatatttcatttaaaataaaTCACATTTCCATCCAATATTTGAGGAGCAAGTTATGGACTTTCAAAGTTcactaaaattcattttttaccaAATAACACCCCAAAccttattttcctttcaaaactCATCTCCACTCAACTTAACATATCACAACCATCAATATATCCGGCCTTAACCATAGCACAACTAATCTTGCAACCTTAGCTCAATAACATCATATTTCACCTAATATTACAAGTTTAGCCACAAACCACATATTATTATACATACTCTTTTTACGATCATCATGAAATTCTTCAACCCTTATTACAACATTATTCATCAAGTCAGTACCAACAAGTTCAATTAAATTCCACCCAACCACAACCATGTCCTTACATTGCCATGCTCATAAATCTTACATCCATCATCATcatactaatatatttatatatacacaTTCATTAATAACCATTTCTCAAGAAACACCACAAATTAACCATATTTCTCAACACGAACTCAACATTCACTTATCCATCAACATCACCGAACTAATCATTTAATGCATGCAACCATTTCCAACTTATCTTATAatgctctagcctaagttttcacaaaaccttaTATGTTAAACGCGCGAAACCTAAATCacaccttggccgatcactttattccacccaaggcagcctcacaagCAAAACACAGCCCCTACAAGCTCCAATGAACTAGCCACACACCAAGCATTGATCACCAATAAGCCTCCAAATACTCCCAATTTAATTCCAATGCATATATATCCACTTAATCTACACTTAATTCATATACATATTCCAAATTCAGTTTTTCCACAGTAAATGGAAGATTGAGCTAGGGTTTAGGGTGTCTTTATCGTACCCATATGCATAATAGCTCGAGCCCAATAAGCTCCGGAAGCTAATTCGAACCTAAAACACAAAATTGGGCAAGATTTCACTATAGGATTTCATTTCATCAAAGAAAGGGGGTAGATATTTTGAAACAGAAATGAAGCTTACCGATAAAATTGATCCGACAGAAATGTAGAGCTTGACGCGCTGGACGCGTGGCCGCGAACGGTGCGACGATCGGAGCCCGGACGGAAGAGTTATGGTGGATTCAATGTTGGTGAGGGTTTGAGAGCTCCTCTTCCCTCCCCCAATCTGTTTGTGTCGTTGCATGAAATGGGAGAAGAAGGAGCGGCTGTTTCTTTTAAGTGTTTGGGTCCGATTGGACCCACAGGTTCGGTTTGGGTTCCGGTTCAACTAGTTCAGTTCATCCGGTCCAACTTTaggccaaatttttgaaattggtatcaaaattataattttgacgagttttatcctattttgatattaattttttatttttaattttcctaattaaaatgcaaat contains:
- the LOC140174396 gene encoding cation/H(+) antiporter 18-like, with translation MQLCFLNAVFPSKSLTVFDTLANIGLLFFMFLIGLELDPKSLLSKTGQKALAIALVGITFPFVLGIGTSFALRATISQGFDKAPFFVFMGVILSITTFPVLARILAELRLLTTEVGRMAMSAVAVNDVAAWILLALAIALSGSESSPLVSVWFLLSGCGFVICCTLVLPSILRWMSRRCSEGEAINESYVCATLATVLAAGFVTDTIGIHALFGAFVFGVVLPKEGPFAATLVEKVEDLVSGGGSGVEGETKR